Genomic window (Egicoccus halophilus):
ACCACGATCGCGGTGGTGAGCCCCTCGAGCACGTCGACCTCCGGCCGGTTCAGGCTCGGCATGAAGCCCTGCACGAAGGCGCTGTAGGTCTCGTTGATCATCCGCTGCGACTCGGCGGCGATCGTGCCGAACACCAGCGAGCTCTTGCCCGACCCGGACACGCCGGTGAAGACCGTCAGGCGACGCTTCGGGATCGCGACGTCGACGTCCTTGAGGTTGTTCTCGCGGGCGCCCTGCACCCGGATGAGGTCGTGCCGGTCGGCCGGGTGCACCCCACTGGTGCCCGTCTCGTCCGTCGTCATGCTCGTCGTCTCCTCGTCGGGGTCGTCCCCGCATCGGCTCCGCGCTGCAGTCGTGCGGTCCTGTGACGTCGACGCCCGGGAGGACTCATCGCACCAGCCACCTGCCGTCGCGAATCAGCACCCGCCCGGGGAACTCCTCGACCTCACGACCGCGGCACCAAGGTGTGCCACACCGTCGACCGAGGCCGTGGCGACCTAGGCGTCGACTGCCGGGGTCGCCCGCATGGCCAGCGTGTCCGCCGTGCGGGTCGCGGAATCACGGACGCCGTCCACGGCGGGCATCACGCCTGCTGCTGGATGCGGACGGTGTTGCCAGCCGGGTCACGCACGGCACCGTCCCGGGTCCCCCACGGTTGCTCGGTCGGCTCCTGCATCACCTCGACGTCGTTGGCCTGCAGCGTCTCGAACAGGCCGTCGAGGTCCTTGGCCGAGAGCATGATGCTCGCGAAGGTGCCCTTGGCCATCATCTCGGCGATGGTGCGCCGCTCCTCCTCGGTCACGCCCGGGTCCACGCCCGCGAGTGCAGCACGATGTTCACCTCCGGCTGCGTGGGCGGGCCGACCGTGTTCCAGTGCATCCCGCCGTACTCGACCTGCTTGCGGACCTCGAAGCCGAGCACGTCCCGGTAGAACGCGAGCGAGGCCTCCGGGTCGTCGTGCGGCAGGAACGTGGTGTGGATGGCGATGTCCATGTCGTGTCCTTCCAGGGTCGCGGGCTCGACACGGATCACGCTACGCCCGGCAGCATCGCGGCCGCTTCTCTCTTCCTGACCGGGTTCAAAAGTCTCGCTCCGCTCGTTGCCCGGGTCGGTCCTGACCGGGTTCAAAAGTCTCGCTCCGCTCGTTGCCCCCCGGTCGGTCCTGACCGGGTTCACGAGTCTCGCTCCGCTCGTTGCCCCCCGGTCGGTCCTGACCGGGTTCAAAAGTCTCGCTCCGCTCGTTGCCCCCCGGTCGGTCCTGACCGGGTCGCAAGCCTCGCATCGGAAGCGGACGGGGGCTGACCGGGATCAACTCGTCGCCGACGTCCTCGTCCGGATCGGTCGCGTCACGCGTCGCAGCTCGCACGGCGGGATCCCGGCGTCCGGGTGGCTCGACTGCTGCTGGCGGTAGACGCTGGGCGGCACGCCGACCAGCTCGGTGAAGCGCGTGCTGAAGGTGCCCAGCGACGAGCAGCCGACCGCGAAGCAGACCTCGGTGACCGTCCGGTCGCCGTGCCGCAGCAACGCCATCGCGCGCTCGATCCGGCGGGTCATGAGGTAGTGGTAGGGCGACTCGCCGTAGGCCGCCTTGAACCGGCGGCTGAGGTGGCCGGCCGACAAGCCGACGCCGCCGGCGAGCGCCTCGACGTTCAGCGGCCGGGCGTACTCGCGGTCGATCCGGTCGCGCACCCGTCGCAGCAGCGCGAGGTCGCGCAGCGCGGGATCGGCGGCGGTGGAACGGTTCATCGCGGTGGATCCTGCCATACCTTGCCGGTCGAGACGGGTGGTGCGTGCGTGGTGACGGTCGACGAGGTCCGGGGCTGGTCCCGGCTGACCGCGGCGGTGGCGGGACGTGTGATCCTCCCGGCCGTGTCGGGGATGCACCGCGCGATCACCGACGGGGCCTTCCGCTGGACCGGTCCGCTCGGACATCCCGTCCGGGCGATCCACGACCAGATCGTGCGCGGCATGTACGACGCGGCGCAGATCGCGTTCCACGCCGCCGGCGACGTCGGCGCGTCGCTGGCCGAGCGGATCGGGGAGGCGGACGCCGAGGCCTCGCCCGCGGCGGTGAAGGCCCGAGCCGTCGCGCACGGGGTCCTCGCCCAGGAACTGCTGGAGGGCAGTCCGGAACTCGACCTCGAGTTCACGCTCCGGCGGTCCGGCTCGGTGGTGGCTCCCGACCGGACCTCGCTGCAGTCGGCCTATCCCGGCGCCACCGGCAGCCTCGTCGTGTTCGTGCACGGCCTGGTCGACTCGGAGGCCACCTGGGCCCTGGCGGAGCCGGGCGACACGAGCCTGCCCACGGTCGCCGAGACCGCCGGATCGACCTCACTTCTCGTCCGCTACGGCACAGGCCGCGCGGTCGGCCGCAACGGCGCCGACCTGGCGCGGCTGCTCGAGGACGTGGTCCACCACTGGCCGGTGCCGGTCGAGCGGATCGTCGTGGTCGGCCACTCGATGGGCGGACTCGTCAGCCGCGCCGCCTGCCAGACGGCGCAGGCGCAGGACCACGCGTGGCTGCCCCTGCTCAGCGACGTCGTCTACCTCGGCACGCCGCATCTCGGGTCGTGGCTGGAGAAGGCGGCGAACGTCAGCGGCTGGGTGCTGCGGCAGGTCTCGCCGCAGACCGCGCCGCTCGCGACCCTGCTGGAACAGCGCTCGCAGGGCATCAAGGACCTGCGCCACGGGACCCTGGTCGAGGACGTCGGGTCCGTCGCCGTCGCGGACGACCTGCTCAGCGGGCTCGTGCCGGACGAGCCGTGGCTCGACGGCGTGACGCACCACCTCGTGGTCGGCCGGCTGCGTCCGAGCGCCGCGCATCCGCTCAACGCGGTGTTCGGTGACCTGCTGGTCCGCTCCCGGTCGGCGGTCGGGGCCGGGAGTCACCGGCGCATCGGCGAGGGTGGACCGGTCGTCGTCCGCGAGGTCGACGCCACACACACCGCACTGGCACGGCATCCGGCCGTCGGCTCGCTCCTCTCGACGCTGGCCGTCCCGTAGTACCACCACCCGCGACCCGCGACGGCACGCCGAAGGCCGCTCGCATCCTGGCACCCCGGCCGAGTGTGACGTCAGCCGGTGGCGCCCCTCATGGTCCGCAGCGGATCACCGGTCTACGGGCGCGTGCCCTCGCCAGGACCATCCGTGCGCCCTGGTCCGCACCGCCCGACGTCCGGACGCACGGATCGCGGCCCGCGCCGCCGCGACCGTCGATCCGTGCGTGCTCATCTGCACACAGCCGGCTCCCGACGCACGTGCGTCGCACCGAACGTGCCGGCTGGGTCGCGTGTCGCTGGGTCGGGATGAACGCGCGGCCGTTGCGCGAAGGTCAACGGCGTTGCTCAACCGGCGGGGTGAGCCACGCACCGTGGAGAGCGACAGCGCGAGGGTGGTGGCTACCGGCTGACCCGCCAGCGGCTGCGCTCCTGCCGGCGTGCCGAGCGCTTGATCGACCAGGCGACGGGAAGTCCCACCGTGACGGTCGCCAGCACGGCAGATGCCTGCGCCACCAACTCCCCGTCCAGAAGCGGAATACCGGCGAACACCAGCAGGAAGGCGGCCCACCCCAGCGTCGGCCACAGCCAGATGTCCTCGCGAAGCTGCGGTGACAGCGTGGTCACGATGTCGCCGCCGAGCAGCAGCAACACCCCCATCACCAGGTACGCCTCCTCCAACGGTGCCAGCCAGCCGCTGACCACCAGGGCGGCGCACCACCCGGCGAGCGCGACCCCCAGGCCAGCGACCGCTCCCCGGTCACGGCCCATCCACAGACCGTGCCAGACCCCGATGAGCAGAACGAACCCCCCGGCCGAGCTCGCGACCAGAGGGCCCAGCTCGCCGAGCGTCACCGCGTCACGGACGACCAGCCCCAGGATGACGACGGCAGGGACGTTCTGGGCCAAGAATGCCGCCGGGGAGATCGCGACACCGGGGCGGTCCCGCAGTCGCGGCACCGCCATCGCCGCCAGAACCGGTGCGGCGAACCACGCCGGAGAACCGAACCCGAACAGCCACGCACCGACGACCGTGACGGCGCCTGCGAGCCCAACCGACCACCGCCACGACACCCAGTCCGGCTCGTCCACGACACCCCCGATGATGCGGCCCACGACCGTGGCATCCCGCAGATGATGCCATCCCGCTCGATACGCCCTCGGCAGCCGACGTGCGGGGAGCACCCGTTGCCGGCTCGTCCGCGTGGCTCGTCAGTCGGCACCCGCTGCCGAGCTCAGGCGCCGGTGAGTCCGGCGGCGACGGCGTCGGCGGCGGCCGCCGGATCGTCGGCGCGGGTGATCGGGCGGCCGACGACCAGCAGGTCGGCGCCGTCGGCCAGCGCGCGCGCCGGCGTGGCGGCACGGGCGTGGTCGTCGTCGCCGCTCCCGGCCGGCCGGATGCCGGGCGTGACCAGCAGGACGTCGTCGCCGACCGTCCGACGCACGGCCACGAGGTCCTTGGGGGCGCACACCAACCCGGGCGCACCCGCCTGCACCGCCAGGGACGCCAACGAGGGCACCTGGGTGCGGGCCGCCGGTGCGGCGATCGACTGCAGGTCGAGGTCCGACATCGAGGTCAGCACCGTCACCGCCAGCACGCGGCCCGCGTCGCCCAGCCCGGACACCGCGGCGCGGACCATGTCCCGGCCACCCGCGGCGTGCACGGTGAGCAGCCCCACGCCGAGCTCGGCGATGCGGGCGGCCGCCCGCTCGACCGTGGTCGGGATGTCGTGCAGCTTGACGTCGAGGAACACCGGTCCGTACGCCGCGATGGCCTCGACCGCGGACGGTCCGTGGGCGCTGAACAGTTCGAGGCCGACCTTGAACCAGCCGACGTGGCCGGACAGCGTCCCGGCGAGGGCGCGCGCCTCGTCGAGCGTGGGCACGTCGAGCGCGACCGCGATCCGGTCGGCCGGCGCCGTGGCGGTGCCCGCGGCAGCAGCGTGCTCGGCAGCGGTCATGCGACGACCTTCCCTCGCAGTTCGGTGATGGTGCGGATGCCGCGACGCGCGAGCCAGGACCGCAGCTCGGCGACCAGCGTCTGGCCGACGAACGGGTCGACGAACGTCGAGGTGCCGACCGCGACGGCGGTGGCGCCGGCACGGGTGAACTCCACCACGTCCGCGACGGTGCGCACGCCACCGCAGCCGATGATCGGGACGTCCGGCAGCGCCGTGGCGACCTGGTGGACGTTGCGGACCGCGACCGGTCGGATCGCCGGACCGGACAACCCGCCGTAGACGTTGGACAGCCGGGGGCGACCGGTCTCCGGGTCGATGGACATGCCCAGCAGCGTGTTGATCAGCGTCAGCCCGTCCGCACCGGCGTCGGTCACCGAACGGGCCACCGTCACGATGTCGGTGACGTCGCTGGTCAGCTTGGCGAACACCGGCACGTCGGCCTCCTCGGCCACGGCGGCGACCACCTGTGCGGACTGGTCCGGTGAGCACGCGAACACCAGCCCGCGGTGCTCGACGTTGGGGCACGACAGGTTGACCTCGAGCCCGACCACCGCGCCCCGGCCGCGCAGTCGACGCGCGACCTCGCGGTACTCCTCGACCGACTTGCCGGCCAGCGACGCGATCACCTTGGCGCCACGGCCCTGCAGCCACGGCAGGTCGCGTTCGAGCCAGGCGTCGATGCCCGGGTTCTGCAGGCCGATGGCGTTGAGCATGCCCGACGGCGTCTCGGCCATCCGTGGCGTCGGCAGCCCCTCGCGGGGCTCCAACGTGATCGACTTGACCACGACCGCCCCCAGTTCGGTGACGTCGTAGAACCGGTCGATCTCGGCTCCGGAGGCGAAGCAGCCCGACGCGGTCGTGATCGGGTTGTCGAGCGCGATGCCGGCCAACTCGACCGCGAGCTCGACGTCGTCGACCGGGATGCCGGTGTCCCGGGCGGTGTCGACCACGTTCGGGTCGATGCGGCGCACGTCGGGCATCATCCCTCCCCCCACAGCTCGGCGTCGGTCAGGCGCTGCACGGGCTGCTCGTCGGGCTCGTCGTCGAGCACGTCGGGCTCGTTGCGCCAGCGGGTCTCGTCCCAGGCGATGCGGGCCCCGTTGAAGACCGGCCCCTCGATGCAGCTGCGCTTCATCCGCACGCGGCCGTCCTTGGCGCGCACCGGCATCACGCAGGTGAAGCACACGCCGACACCGCAGGCCATGTGCTCCTCGACGGCGACCTGCACCGGCAGCTCGAGCTCCCGGCACCGCTCGGAGACCGCCCGCAGCATCGGGTTGGGCCCGCAGGCGTACACCACGCCCGTGCGGCACGAGCGGGCGACGTCCTCGAGCACGTCGGTGACCCGCCCCCGCTCCCCCAGGGTCCCGTCCTCGGTGGTGAAGGTGACGCTGGCGGAGATGCGCTTGGCCTCGATGGCGCTGAGGATGCGCTCCTGGCTGGCCGCACCGATGATCATGTCGGCCCGCAGACCCTGCCGTGCGAGTTCGTCGGCGAGGAAGTACATCGGCGCCGCGCCGTAGCCGCCGCCGATCAGCAGACACGACACCTTGCGCTGCGGCAGCGGGAAGGCCGTGCCCAGCGGGCCGACGACGTCGACGAGATCGTGCACGTCCAGGCTGGTCAGCCACTCGGTCCCGGGACCGTGCGCGTCGAAGACCACGTCGACCGTGCTGGCGAACGCGCCCTGGCGCGACACCCGGGCGATCGAGAACGGCCGTCGCAGCAACGCACCCGGGCTGCCGACCGCGATCTCGACGAACTGACCGGGCCGGGCCCGGTCGGCGATCTCGGGCGAGGAGAACGACAGCTGCCAGTACGCGCCCTCGCGACGGCGAGCCATCACCTCGCAGATGGCGCGGACCGGCGTGTCGGCCTCGCTACGGCCCTGGACGAACCCACGCCGCATCATGCGTCCACCTCCGCGGTCGCTTCCTCGTGCTGTTCGCGCAGCACCGCCTGGTACTCCTGCAGCGAGCGGACCTGGAAACGGCCCTGTTGCACGGCCCGGACCCCGTGCACCGCGGCGAGGATGCCGGCCAGGGTGGTGATGCACGGCACCCCGTTGGTCACGGCCGCCTGGCGGATCGCGTAGCCGTCGCCACGGGTGCCCGACCCGAACGGGGTGTTGAGCACCAGCCCGACGGCACCGGACTCGATGCGATCGAGGATCTCGCGCGAGCCCTCCGAGACCTTGGGGACGACCGTGACCGGGATACCGACCCGGTGCAGCACCTCGGCGGTGCCCGCGGTCGCGACGACCTCGAAGCCGAGGTCGATCAGG
Coding sequences:
- a CDS encoding dihydroorotate dehydrogenase, with protein sequence MPDVRRIDPNVVDTARDTGIPVDDVELAVELAGIALDNPITTASGCFASGAEIDRFYDVTELGAVVVKSITLEPREGLPTPRMAETPSGMLNAIGLQNPGIDAWLERDLPWLQGRGAKVIASLAGKSVEEYREVARRLRGRGAVVGLEVNLSCPNVEHRGLVFACSPDQSAQVVAAVAEEADVPVFAKLTSDVTDIVTVARSVTDAGADGLTLINTLLGMSIDPETGRPRLSNVYGGLSGPAIRPVAVRNVHQVATALPDVPIIGCGGVRTVADVVEFTRAGATAVAVGTSTFVDPFVGQTLVAELRSWLARRGIRTITELRGKVVA
- a CDS encoding dihydroorotate dehydrogenase electron transfer subunit; protein product: MMRRGFVQGRSEADTPVRAICEVMARRREGAYWQLSFSSPEIADRARPGQFVEIAVGSPGALLRRPFSIARVSRQGAFASTVDVVFDAHGPGTEWLTSLDVHDLVDVVGPLGTAFPLPQRKVSCLLIGGGYGAAPMYFLADELARQGLRADMIIGAASQERILSAIEAKRISASVTFTTEDGTLGERGRVTDVLEDVARSCRTGVVYACGPNPMLRAVSERCRELELPVQVAVEEHMACGVGVCFTCVMPVRAKDGRVRMKRSCIEGPVFNGARIAWDETRWRNEPDVLDDEPDEQPVQRLTDAELWGEG
- a CDS encoding helix-turn-helix transcriptional regulator: MNRSTAADPALRDLALLRRVRDRIDREYARPLNVEALAGGVGLSAGHLSRRFKAAYGESPYHYLMTRRIERAMALLRHGDRTVTEVCFAVGCSSLGTFSTRFTELVGVPPSVYRQQQSSHPDAGIPPCELRRVTRPIRTRTSATS
- the pyrF gene encoding orotidine-5'-phosphate decarboxylase, which codes for MTAAEHAAAAGTATAPADRIAVALDVPTLDEARALAGTLSGHVGWFKVGLELFSAHGPSAVEAIAAYGPVFLDVKLHDIPTTVERAAARIAELGVGLLTVHAAGGRDMVRAAVSGLGDAGRVLAVTVLTSMSDLDLQSIAAPAARTQVPSLASLAVQAGAPGLVCAPKDLVAVRRTVGDDVLLVTPGIRPAGSGDDDHARAATPARALADGADLLVVGRPITRADDPAAAADAVAAGLTGA
- a CDS encoding esterase/lipase family protein, with the protein product MVTVDEVRGWSRLTAAVAGRVILPAVSGMHRAITDGAFRWTGPLGHPVRAIHDQIVRGMYDAAQIAFHAAGDVGASLAERIGEADAEASPAAVKARAVAHGVLAQELLEGSPELDLEFTLRRSGSVVAPDRTSLQSAYPGATGSLVVFVHGLVDSEATWALAEPGDTSLPTVAETAGSTSLLVRYGTGRAVGRNGADLARLLEDVVHHWPVPVERIVVVGHSMGGLVSRAACQTAQAQDHAWLPLLSDVVYLGTPHLGSWLEKAANVSGWVLRQVSPQTAPLATLLEQRSQGIKDLRHGTLVEDVGSVAVADDLLSGLVPDEPWLDGVTHHLVVGRLRPSAAHPLNAVFGDLLVRSRSAVGAGSHRRIGEGGPVVVREVDATHTALARHPAVGSLLSTLAVP